Sequence from the Polynucleobacter sp. Adler-ghost genome:
TGACTCCAGCCGCTGACTGAATCAAATGCGCGCAGGTCCTAGAACCAACAACCAGGAAAAAGGCATCTTGAATTTTTCGGTGCAGCCAAATGATCCCTGTGAGTCCGCAAAATACCTCTCTTTGGCCACGCTCTTTATAGATTGGAATATTTTTCCCAACATGGGACTGAGCTTCTTTTGGCAGATCAACGATAGCGTTCATGCTGCAACCTGGTCGTTAAACTGCAGGCGAGCCATCCGAAGCTTATAAATAAATTGGCCTGCATTAATAAAATAGGATGCATACGCTGCGAGAGCGAGATACATCAGGCTACGATCACTCATACCGCCAGCCATGAGGAAGTAGAGATAAATTGTATGTAGGGAGATGACCAACATACTAAATACGTCTTCCCAGAAGAAACTATCGGCAAATAGATACTTTCCGAAAACAACCTTCTCCCAAATACTTCCGGTAAGCATGATCAGATACAAAAAGAAGGTTTTAACCACTACTGAGATAGTGGCTAATTCATAGTTACTTCCAGAAATGAGATATTGCAAGACCAAATACAGACTAATGAGGCAGACTAAAAATTGAACTGGCGCCAAAATTCCCTGAACTAGGGTCCACACAGTAGCATCGCGTTTTGCGCGTTGTTCCTGACTGTATAGAGGCTTATTAATCTTCATTTTTGGACGTCATATATTTGGCTATGTGTAAACAAAACTTTACGCCAATTAGAACTTACTAATACTAGTACTTTCCCTAATTTATACTAGTATTTACCCTAGTTAATAGAAAATAATTGCCATTATTAGATCTCTAGTGTAATAATTATTTTACATATGTTTGTAAATAACACAACAATTTAGATCAAGGGCCATTTGGTGAATCCATCTTTTAAAAAAGAACTCATCATGGAAGTGTTCAGTACGCAACTACCCCGCTTAGTTGAGGAAATTGAACGCAAAGTTGAGGGAGCCAATCAGCCCAAAGCCTCTAATGAAGATGGTTGGATTGAGTCTCCAGCACCTACCCTGGGTAAAAAGGGGGGCATGCTGGATGATGAGGAGATTAATCGGATCACCCAATTACTACTATCTACTGAAGATGGTGCCTTTGAACTCGCAATCACAGTACTCAAAACTCATGGGGTATCAATCAATTACATCGTCTTAGATCTGATACCCACTATTGCAAGAAGATTAGGCAAACAATGGGAAGATGACACTCTGAGTTTTGCTGAGGTATCGATTGGCGTCAATAGACTTGAGCGGGTTATTCATAAGCTCGACTACCTTTTTCAGGTGACTCAGCTAGAAAAAAGGGGGGATCATTCAATTCTCATCTCGGTTTTTCCAGAATCGCAGCACTCTTTAGGTACGCTCATTCTTTCCAATTACTTTATTCATTCCGGCTGGCGTGTTTATCGTCCAGAAAATACCAGCTTAAAGTCCATCAGCCGAGAGCTTGAGTCAAATAAGCATGATGCTATTGCCATCTCAATATCGTGTGACGAGCAATTAGAGCGGCTACCAAATACCATTAATGTCCTGAGGGAAAAATCGAAGAACCCGAAAATCATCGTTCTTATTGGTGGCCCGCTCTATAATAAAGCGCCTGCAAAATTTGATCACATTCAGGCAGATATAAAAGCATTTACCCCTGAGGAATGTGTCGAAAGATTAAATCTTGTGCTCAGTCAAATACAAAAATAATTATTAGAAAAATCGGTAAATAAAATATAGTGGCCAAAATTTTTAATCTAGATCCTCAAGCAATCGATGCCTTAGATGTGCATCAAGCAGCCGCCATGCTGTCGCTTTCAGTCGATCTTGTTCTTGTGATGAATAATTCAGGCTTAATAGAGAATGTATTAAACGGATCAAAGCCGATTGCTAACAATACACAGTCTTTAATCGGGAAAAATTGGCTCGATACTGTGGCTATTGATAGTCAACCAAAAGTAAATGCCTTGCTAAAGACAGGTGAGGATGATTCCGAACAAAAGTGGCGCCAAGTAAATCAATGGGTTGAAGGCTCGCCCTCTCTTCCAATTCAATTCAGTACGATTTTTTTTTCAAAAGAAAATAAGCTGGTTGCCATTGGCAAAGATCTCAGCAGTATCTCCACGCTGCAGCAAAAGCTTGTAGAGTCTCAACAAGAAATTGAGCGTGACTATGCCAATCTTCATGCAATACAAAATCGTTACGTCCAACTATTTAATAATATTGATCAAGCCTATTTAATAGTAGACAGCCAAACTTTGAAGATTCTTGAGGTCAATAAATCCGCAGGCTTTTTAGTAGGCGATTTAAAAAAGATTCAAGGGAAATTATTTACTAATTTATTTCCTGTAAAAGATTATGAAGCGATCCAGACCTACTTGGCAGATTCAAAATCCGGAATTATGCAGTCTTCAATTCAATCAACGCTTGAGAATCTCAAGGAGAATGTAGAAATCTCTAGCGTCTTATTGCGTGAAGGCAATCAAAATATTTGCCTTGTATCTATTAAGCCAAGATCGAAGAGCGTCCAGACTAATAATCTGAATGAGCAAACCACTTTACTTACACAGGCCATTGAAGACTTTCAAGATGGCTTTATTGTCTGCAGTACTAGCGGCGTCATTTTGACCGCCAATAGCACCTTTGTTTCTATGTCTCAATCTGCCCAGAAAGAAAATATTCTCGGCAAGTCTTTGGAAGTATGGCTTGGAAGAGCAGGTATTGATTTAAAAATAATTCTTGGCACCGTACGTGAATATGGTTCCATCAAAGACTACTCAACAACCATTACCGCTGATGATGGTAGCTCACCACGAGAAGCCCAAATTTCAGCAGTCAGCTTTATTAGTGGAAAACTTTCAGCGGTTGGCATCAGCATTCATCTAATCTCGAAATCTGTGCAACAACCCAGCGCTAAATCTGAGAACTTGGGAAAGAATGCAAAAGAACTGACCCAATTAGTTGGGAAAGTTCCTTTAAAGCAAATCGTTACTGAGACTACTGACATTATCGAAAAATTATGTATTTTGGCTGCTTTAGATCTGACTATGTCCAACAGAGCATCAGCAGCTGAATTACTTGGCTTATCTCGACAAGGTCTTTATATCAAAATGAGACGTTTTGGCATCGTTGATGGTAATGCTGCCGAAGATCTTGATGCCTAATTTCTCATGACTAATCAGACAGCAGTATTAGCTTTAATTAATATTGCTGCTGGTTCTGGTGGATGGGGACTATCACGCTATATTCTGGGTAAATATCCCTTCACTGGAGTGCCCGGACTTCAGTTCTGCAAAGTATTGGGCTCTGGATTTAACGGGGGATTTAGTACAAAACCAAGCCTCACGAAACAAGGCTTCTTTTGTGTATTTGATGAACCAGAAAATGCGGGTGCTTTCTTAAAGAAAGCTTCTATCGTGCGTGCATATCAAGATCATTCCAGTGAAATGTTTACCGCCACACTTCAGGCATACTCAAGTCGTGGTTCGTGGTCTACATTTTCAATTCAAGACTTGGTACAAAAACCCATTAGCGGACCTATTGCATCCCTCACTCGGGCCTCAATTAGACCTACTAAAGCGATGCAGTTTTGGAACAAAGCAAAGCCTGCTGAAGATTCTATTAATAAAGCATCTGGAAAAGTACTGACCGCGGGACTTGGCGAAGCGCCCTATCTTCGCCAAGCCACGTTTACTATCTGGAATGATGAGCAATCTCTAGATCGCTATGCGCAGGAGGGGGCTCATCTCGCCGCTATTAAAGCTGCATACGGTAAAGACTATTTTTCCGAATCGATGTTTACGCGCTTTGTAGTCAATTCAGCTCAAGGTGTATGGCAAGGTAAGCATGTTGACATCGCCTAAGGTTCTGATTGTTGGGGCAGGTGTCGGCGGTCTTAGTGCCGCCTTGGCGCTATCTCATCAAGGTCTCGATGTTACGGTAATCGAGAAGAATTCAGGGCCAGGCGGAAAGATTCGCCAAGTGCAAGCAGGTAATTCTTTTATTGATTCTGGTCCTACCGTCTTTACGATGAAATGGGTCTTTGAAGAACTCTTTGCAGATTGCGGAGAAGATTTTGATGCAGAATTTGAACTTGAGTCGCTAGACATTCTCGCAAGACATAGTTGGGGTGATGCTTACTTAGATCTCTACGCTGATAGCAAAAAAAGTGCTGATGCTATCGGTCAATTTAGTGGAGCAGAACAAGCAAGGCAATTTTTACAGTTTTGTAAAACAGCAAAAAAGGTATACCAAGCACTTAAAACGCCTTTTATTGAGTCCCCTCGCCCCAGCATGATGGGAATGATGTCCTCTTTAGGGCTAGCAAAAAGTAAAGTGCTTTGGGATATCGGCCCTTTTAGTAACTTATGGTCAGCATTGGAGCGCTACTTTCCCGATCCCCGTCTACACCAATTATTTGGTCGCTATGCAACCTACTGTGGCTCATCACCCTATTTGGCCCCAGCAACCCTGATGTTAATCGCCCAAGTAGAAATGGAAGGTGTTTGGTCTATTAAGGGCGGAATGATCAAAATCCCCGAGGTCATTGCACGCTTAGCCCAAAAGAAACAATGCAACTTTAGATACAACGCTGAAGTCCAATCATTGGATATTGCCGGGGATAAAGTAAAAGGTGTATTACTCTCTTCCGGCGAATATCTTAACTGTGATTACCTGATTTTCAATGGCGACATTAACGCCTTAAAGCATGGCTTACTGGGTGAACCAGCTAGTGAAGCAATTCCTAAAAATCTTCAACAGACAGACTCCCTGTCTGCAGTCACTTGGTCAATGCAAGTAAAAGCATCTGGCTTTCCACTGGTCAGACACAACGTTTTCTTTAATCAACCTTACCGTAATGAGTTTTCGGATATTTTTTCTCAGAATAAGATTCCAGAAAATCCGACGGTGTATATATGTGCTCAAGATAGAACGGATCATGCGATCGAGAGCGACTCACATGAACGACTGCTTTGCCTGGTCAATGCACCAGCAAATGGTGGCAGTTCATCCTACGATACAAAGGAAATAGATCGATGCGAGCAAAAAATCTTTTCACTCATGAGCCAATATGGTCTTCAGCTTCAGAATCTGGAAATGACTCGAACGAGCCCTCAAGAATTCGCCAAACTCTTTCCAGGTCGTGGGGGAGCTCTTTATGGTCAAGCAACCCATGGATGGATGAGCTCATTCCAGAGGCTCGGTTCTCAATCTCAAATCAGCAATCTACTGCTGACGGGGGGAAGCACCCATCCGGGTCCGGGAGTTCCCATGGCGGCTATGTCCGGTCGCTTGGTGGCCGCAACCCTAATGGAACACCTCGGTTTGACCAAGCGGTAGATCCAGGCAATTATCTCTGGTGGTATATCGATGGTCTGAGTGATGATGGTCTTTATGGTTTTAGCATCATTGCATTTGTCGGCAGCGTGTTCTCGCCCTATTACGCTTGGGCTAATAAAAAACAGCCTGCCAACGCAAATGACTACTGCGCTATTAATGTTGCGCTTTACACACCGAATTCAAAATACTGGACCATGACTGAGCGAGCTCAGAATGCAATCAAGAGAACAGAACATACTTTCACGATTGGCCCCAGTCATTTACATTGGGACAAGGATGTATTAACAATCAATATTAAAGAGCGTGTGCCTTTACTGGGGCAAAAGGTAGAGGGAACAATTAAGGTATATCCAGATCAACTCTTTAATC
This genomic interval carries:
- the bchF gene encoding 2-vinyl bacteriochlorophyllide hydratase: MKINKPLYSQEQRAKRDATVWTLVQGILAPVQFLVCLISLYLVLQYLISGSNYELATISVVVKTFFLYLIMLTGSIWEKVVFGKYLFADSFFWEDVFSMLVISLHTIYLYFLMAGGMSDRSLMYLALAAYASYFINAGQFIYKLRMARLQFNDQVAA
- a CDS encoding B12-binding domain-containing protein is translated as MNPSFKKELIMEVFSTQLPRLVEEIERKVEGANQPKASNEDGWIESPAPTLGKKGGMLDDEEINRITQLLLSTEDGAFELAITVLKTHGVSINYIVLDLIPTIARRLGKQWEDDTLSFAEVSIGVNRLERVIHKLDYLFQVTQLEKRGDHSILISVFPESQHSLGTLILSNYFIHSGWRVYRPENTSLKSISRELESNKHDAIAISISCDEQLERLPNTINVLREKSKNPKIIVLIGGPLYNKAPAKFDHIQADIKAFTPEECVERLNLVLSQIQK
- the ppsR gene encoding transcriptional regulator PpsR: MAKIFNLDPQAIDALDVHQAAAMLSLSVDLVLVMNNSGLIENVLNGSKPIANNTQSLIGKNWLDTVAIDSQPKVNALLKTGEDDSEQKWRQVNQWVEGSPSLPIQFSTIFFSKENKLVAIGKDLSSISTLQQKLVESQQEIERDYANLHAIQNRYVQLFNNIDQAYLIVDSQTLKILEVNKSAGFLVGDLKKIQGKLFTNLFPVKDYEAIQTYLADSKSGIMQSSIQSTLENLKENVEISSVLLREGNQNICLVSIKPRSKSVQTNNLNEQTTLLTQAIEDFQDGFIVCSTSGVILTANSTFVSMSQSAQKENILGKSLEVWLGRAGIDLKIILGTVREYGSIKDYSTTITADDGSSPREAQISAVSFISGKLSAVGISIHLISKSVQQPSAKSENLGKNAKELTQLVGKVPLKQIVTETTDIIEKLCILAALDLTMSNRASAAELLGLSRQGLYIKMRRFGIVDGNAAEDLDA
- a CDS encoding spheroidene monooxygenase encodes the protein MTNQTAVLALINIAAGSGGWGLSRYILGKYPFTGVPGLQFCKVLGSGFNGGFSTKPSLTKQGFFCVFDEPENAGAFLKKASIVRAYQDHSSEMFTATLQAYSSRGSWSTFSIQDLVQKPISGPIASLTRASIRPTKAMQFWNKAKPAEDSINKASGKVLTAGLGEAPYLRQATFTIWNDEQSLDRYAQEGAHLAAIKAAYGKDYFSESMFTRFVVNSAQGVWQGKHVDIA
- the crtD gene encoding 1-hydroxycarotenoid 3,4-desaturase CrtD, yielding MLTSPKVLIVGAGVGGLSAALALSHQGLDVTVIEKNSGPGGKIRQVQAGNSFIDSGPTVFTMKWVFEELFADCGEDFDAEFELESLDILARHSWGDAYLDLYADSKKSADAIGQFSGAEQARQFLQFCKTAKKVYQALKTPFIESPRPSMMGMMSSLGLAKSKVLWDIGPFSNLWSALERYFPDPRLHQLFGRYATYCGSSPYLAPATLMLIAQVEMEGVWSIKGGMIKIPEVIARLAQKKQCNFRYNAEVQSLDIAGDKVKGVLLSSGEYLNCDYLIFNGDINALKHGLLGEPASEAIPKNLQQTDSLSAVTWSMQVKASGFPLVRHNVFFNQPYRNEFSDIFSQNKIPENPTVYICAQDRTDHAIESDSHERLLCLVNAPANGGSSSYDTKEIDRCEQKIFSLMSQYGLQLQNLEMTRTSPQEFAKLFPGRGGALYGQATHGWMSSFQRLGSQSQISNLLLTGGSTHPGPGVPMAAMSGRLVAATLMEHLGLTKR